One Etheostoma cragini isolate CJK2018 chromosome 6, CSU_Ecrag_1.0, whole genome shotgun sequence DNA window includes the following coding sequences:
- the mag gene encoding myelin-associated glycoprotein isoform X2 → MWFLKLLLPLVLIINDASCQWNVWVPRDISAMTNSCVVIPCTFMYPSGIRPYRGTHGIWYFGQPYPQLFPPVVFKSRTDVVHESYKGRTKLLGDLHQRNCTLLINNIGTEHSGRYYFRADLGGANMYTYPDFSELKVLDQPNIDVPEEIVSDESLELTCYAPDNCPDMSPEIQWMYTDYLPDPEFSTDSLEESNTAVLSSTLTFTPRPMHNGQLLGCRVYYPNTTLVYERLISLDVKYAPLSVWVNVSSEVMEGSSVMLHCEVESNPPPRISWMFGDQELLWDTASNVSLTLDDLTPAQEGIYTCVGDNGYGTMNTSLYLAVKYPPREPIVNDSMTVLEGSSLALHCSTQGSPAPTLTWLKDGELVGTITADELSVLEIVEITPQGDGQYRCLAENEHGRASSSFNITVEYAPVLLEESKCTVVREGVQCVCIATGNPEPTIEFYLPDLNITINETDGRYNFYTHTDGHTSTGMIKLREKGERVDNGGPAVNVHCSIYNMYGRESIHLELQQEKKYMMAVIVGTIGGVAVIAFIIAAVRYVGHNNKKENGNPRQDVVLENPALYYSAVKKDKQNLRKKVGDDGDYQPVGSMAGLERQELNYAALEFIGARSREGASGRGDDGSNYTEIKAK, encoded by the exons ATGCCAGCTGCCAGTGGAATGTTTGGGTACCTCGGGACATCTCAGCCATGACCAACTCCTGTGTGGTCATTCCGTGCACCTTCATGTATCCGTCTGGTATCAGGCCGTACCGTGGCACTCACGGTATTTGGTATTTTGGCCAGCCGTACCCTCAACTcttccctcctgttgtcttcaaaTCACGCACAGACGTCGTGCACGAGAGCTACAAAGGCCGGACCAAGCTCCTGGGTGACCTGCACCAGAGGAACTGCACTCTGCTCATCAACAACATCGGCACAGAGCACTCAGGGAGATACTACTTTCGTGCTGACCTTGGCGGAGCCAACATGTATACGTACCCAGACTTCTCTGAGCTCAAAGTTCTGG ATCAACCCAACATTGATGTCCCAGAGGAGATTGTCAGCGATGAGAGTTTAGAGCTGACATGCTACGCTCCAGACAACTGCCCCGACATGTCTCCAGAGATCCAGTGGATGTACACTGACTACCTGCCTGACCCAGAGTTCAGCACTGACTCCCTGGAAGAGAGCAACACGGCGGTACTCTCCAGCACCCTCACCTTCACACCAAGACCCATGCACAACGGGCAGCTCCTGGGCTGCAGGGTCTACTACCCCAACACCACACTGGTCTATGAGAGGCTCATCTCTCTGGATGTCAAGT ATGCTCCACTTTCTGTTTGGGTGAACGTGTCCTCTGAGGTGATGGAGGGCAGCTCTGTGATGCTGCACTGCGAGGTGGAGAGTAACCCTCCTCCCAGGATTTCCTGGATGTTTGGAGACCAGGAGCTGCTGTGGGACACAGCGTCCAACGTCTCCCTAACCTTGGATGATCTGACGCCTGCACAGGAGGGAATCTACACCTGTGTTGGGGACAATGGCTACGGCACCATGAACACTTCACTGTACCTGGCTGTTAAGT ACCCTCCCCGCGAGCCGATTGTGAACGACTCTATGACGGTACTAGAGGGATCCTCGCTGGCCCTGCACTGTAGCACCCAGGGCAGCCCGGCCCCGACCCTCACCTGGCTAAAGGACGGGGAGCTGGTGGGCACAATCACCGCTGACGAGCTGTCAGTGTTGGAGATCGTAGAGATCACACCACAGGGAGACGGGCAGTACCGCTGCCTGGCCGAGAACGAGCACGGAAGAGCCAGTAGCTCCTTCAACATCACTGTTGAGT ATGCCCCGGTTCTTCTGGAGGAGTCAAAGTGCACAGTGGTGAGGGAGGGTGTCCAGTGTGTCTGCATCGCCACAGGAAACCCAGAGCCCACCATCGAGTTCTACCTGCCCGACCTAAACATCACCATCAACGAAACAGACGGCCGGTACAACTTCTACACgcacacagacggacacactTCCACGGGTATGATCAAGCTACGGGAGAAAGGCGAGCGGGTTGACAATGGCGGCCCTGCCGTCAACGTCCACTGCAGCATCTACAACATGTACGGGAGAGAGAGCATACACCTGGAGCTACAACAGGAGA aaaagtaCATGATGGCAGTAATAGTTGGCACCATTGGAGGAGTGGCGGTCATAGCCTTCATCATTGCAGCAGTGAGATACGTTGGCCACAACAACAAGAA AGAGAATGGCAACCCTAGGCAGGACGTGGTCCTGGAGAACCCAGCTTTGTACTACAGCGCAGTCAAGAAGGACAAACAAAATCTGAGGAAGAAAGTG GGAGACGACGGGGATTATCAACCTGTGGGCTCCATGGCAGGACTGGAGAGGCAAGAGCTGAATTACGCTGCCCTGGAGTTTATCGGGGCCAGATCCAGGGAGGGGGCCTCAGGGAGGGGGGATGATGGCAGCAACTACACGGAAATCAAAGCCAAATGA
- the mag gene encoding myelin-associated glycoprotein isoform X1 yields MWFLKLLLPLVLIINDASCQWNVWVPRDISAMTNSCVVIPCTFMYPSGIRPYRGTHGIWYFGQPYPQLFPPVVFKSRTDVVHESYKGRTKLLGDLHQRNCTLLINNIGTEHSGRYYFRADLGGANMYTYPDFSELKVLDQPNIDVPEEIVSDESLELTCYAPDNCPDMSPEIQWMYTDYLPDPEFSTDSLEESNTAVLSSTLTFTPRPMHNGQLLGCRVYYPNTTLVYERLISLDVKYAPLSVWVNVSSEVMEGSSVMLHCEVESNPPPRISWMFGDQELLWDTASNVSLTLDDLTPAQEGIYTCVGDNGYGTMNTSLYLAVKYPPREPIVNDSMTVLEGSSLALHCSTQGSPAPTLTWLKDGELVGTITADELSVLEIVEITPQGDGQYRCLAENEHGRASSSFNITVEYAPVLLEESKCTVVREGVQCVCIATGNPEPTIEFYLPDLNITINETDGRYNFYTHTDGHTSTGMIKLREKGERVDNGGPAVNVHCSIYNMYGRESIHLELQQEKKYMMAVIVGTIGGVAVIAFIIAAVRYVGHNNKKENGNPRQDVVLENPALYYSAVKKDKQNLRKKVLKTELLGSKFNSILEETTGDDGDYQPVGSMAGLERQELNYAALEFIGARSREGASGRGDDGSNYTEIKAK; encoded by the exons ATGCCAGCTGCCAGTGGAATGTTTGGGTACCTCGGGACATCTCAGCCATGACCAACTCCTGTGTGGTCATTCCGTGCACCTTCATGTATCCGTCTGGTATCAGGCCGTACCGTGGCACTCACGGTATTTGGTATTTTGGCCAGCCGTACCCTCAACTcttccctcctgttgtcttcaaaTCACGCACAGACGTCGTGCACGAGAGCTACAAAGGCCGGACCAAGCTCCTGGGTGACCTGCACCAGAGGAACTGCACTCTGCTCATCAACAACATCGGCACAGAGCACTCAGGGAGATACTACTTTCGTGCTGACCTTGGCGGAGCCAACATGTATACGTACCCAGACTTCTCTGAGCTCAAAGTTCTGG ATCAACCCAACATTGATGTCCCAGAGGAGATTGTCAGCGATGAGAGTTTAGAGCTGACATGCTACGCTCCAGACAACTGCCCCGACATGTCTCCAGAGATCCAGTGGATGTACACTGACTACCTGCCTGACCCAGAGTTCAGCACTGACTCCCTGGAAGAGAGCAACACGGCGGTACTCTCCAGCACCCTCACCTTCACACCAAGACCCATGCACAACGGGCAGCTCCTGGGCTGCAGGGTCTACTACCCCAACACCACACTGGTCTATGAGAGGCTCATCTCTCTGGATGTCAAGT ATGCTCCACTTTCTGTTTGGGTGAACGTGTCCTCTGAGGTGATGGAGGGCAGCTCTGTGATGCTGCACTGCGAGGTGGAGAGTAACCCTCCTCCCAGGATTTCCTGGATGTTTGGAGACCAGGAGCTGCTGTGGGACACAGCGTCCAACGTCTCCCTAACCTTGGATGATCTGACGCCTGCACAGGAGGGAATCTACACCTGTGTTGGGGACAATGGCTACGGCACCATGAACACTTCACTGTACCTGGCTGTTAAGT ACCCTCCCCGCGAGCCGATTGTGAACGACTCTATGACGGTACTAGAGGGATCCTCGCTGGCCCTGCACTGTAGCACCCAGGGCAGCCCGGCCCCGACCCTCACCTGGCTAAAGGACGGGGAGCTGGTGGGCACAATCACCGCTGACGAGCTGTCAGTGTTGGAGATCGTAGAGATCACACCACAGGGAGACGGGCAGTACCGCTGCCTGGCCGAGAACGAGCACGGAAGAGCCAGTAGCTCCTTCAACATCACTGTTGAGT ATGCCCCGGTTCTTCTGGAGGAGTCAAAGTGCACAGTGGTGAGGGAGGGTGTCCAGTGTGTCTGCATCGCCACAGGAAACCCAGAGCCCACCATCGAGTTCTACCTGCCCGACCTAAACATCACCATCAACGAAACAGACGGCCGGTACAACTTCTACACgcacacagacggacacactTCCACGGGTATGATCAAGCTACGGGAGAAAGGCGAGCGGGTTGACAATGGCGGCCCTGCCGTCAACGTCCACTGCAGCATCTACAACATGTACGGGAGAGAGAGCATACACCTGGAGCTACAACAGGAGA aaaagtaCATGATGGCAGTAATAGTTGGCACCATTGGAGGAGTGGCGGTCATAGCCTTCATCATTGCAGCAGTGAGATACGTTGGCCACAACAACAAGAA AGAGAATGGCAACCCTAGGCAGGACGTGGTCCTGGAGAACCCAGCTTTGTACTACAGCGCAGTCAAGAAGGACAAACAAAATCTGAGGAAGAAAGTG CTTAAGACAGAGCTGTTGGGCTCAAAGTTTAACTCCATTCTAGAGGAGACTACG GGAGACGACGGGGATTATCAACCTGTGGGCTCCATGGCAGGACTGGAGAGGCAAGAGCTGAATTACGCTGCCCTGGAGTTTATCGGGGCCAGATCCAGGGAGGGGGCCTCAGGGAGGGGGGATGATGGCAGCAACTACACGGAAATCAAAGCCAAATGA
- the mag gene encoding myelin-associated glycoprotein isoform X3, translated as MWFLKLLLPLVLIINDASCQWNVWVPRDISAMTNSCVVIPCTFMYPSGIRPYRGTHGIWYFGQPYPQLFPPVVFKSRTDVVHESYKGRTKLLGDLHQRNCTLLINNIGTEHSGRYYFRADLGGANMYTYPDFSELKVLDQPNIDVPEEIVSDESLELTCYAPDNCPDMSPEIQWMYTDYLPDPEFSTDSLEESNTAVLSSTLTFTPRPMHNGQLLGCRVYYPNTTLVYERLISLDVKYAPLSVWVNVSSEVMEGSSVMLHCEVESNPPPRISWMFGDQELLWDTASNVSLTLDDLTPAQEGIYTCVGDNGYGTMNTSLYLAVKYPPREPIVNDSMTVLEGSSLALHCSTQGSPAPTLTWLKDGELVGTITADELSVLEIVEITPQGDGQYRCLAENEHGRASSSFNITVEYAPVLLEESKCTVVREGVQCVCIATGNPEPTIEFYLPDLNITINETDGRYNFYTHTDGHTSTGMIKLREKGERVDNGGPAVNVHCSIYNMYGRESIHLELQQEKKYMMAVIVGTIGGVAVIAFIIAAVRYVGHNNKKETTGIINLWAPWQDWRGKS; from the exons ATGCCAGCTGCCAGTGGAATGTTTGGGTACCTCGGGACATCTCAGCCATGACCAACTCCTGTGTGGTCATTCCGTGCACCTTCATGTATCCGTCTGGTATCAGGCCGTACCGTGGCACTCACGGTATTTGGTATTTTGGCCAGCCGTACCCTCAACTcttccctcctgttgtcttcaaaTCACGCACAGACGTCGTGCACGAGAGCTACAAAGGCCGGACCAAGCTCCTGGGTGACCTGCACCAGAGGAACTGCACTCTGCTCATCAACAACATCGGCACAGAGCACTCAGGGAGATACTACTTTCGTGCTGACCTTGGCGGAGCCAACATGTATACGTACCCAGACTTCTCTGAGCTCAAAGTTCTGG ATCAACCCAACATTGATGTCCCAGAGGAGATTGTCAGCGATGAGAGTTTAGAGCTGACATGCTACGCTCCAGACAACTGCCCCGACATGTCTCCAGAGATCCAGTGGATGTACACTGACTACCTGCCTGACCCAGAGTTCAGCACTGACTCCCTGGAAGAGAGCAACACGGCGGTACTCTCCAGCACCCTCACCTTCACACCAAGACCCATGCACAACGGGCAGCTCCTGGGCTGCAGGGTCTACTACCCCAACACCACACTGGTCTATGAGAGGCTCATCTCTCTGGATGTCAAGT ATGCTCCACTTTCTGTTTGGGTGAACGTGTCCTCTGAGGTGATGGAGGGCAGCTCTGTGATGCTGCACTGCGAGGTGGAGAGTAACCCTCCTCCCAGGATTTCCTGGATGTTTGGAGACCAGGAGCTGCTGTGGGACACAGCGTCCAACGTCTCCCTAACCTTGGATGATCTGACGCCTGCACAGGAGGGAATCTACACCTGTGTTGGGGACAATGGCTACGGCACCATGAACACTTCACTGTACCTGGCTGTTAAGT ACCCTCCCCGCGAGCCGATTGTGAACGACTCTATGACGGTACTAGAGGGATCCTCGCTGGCCCTGCACTGTAGCACCCAGGGCAGCCCGGCCCCGACCCTCACCTGGCTAAAGGACGGGGAGCTGGTGGGCACAATCACCGCTGACGAGCTGTCAGTGTTGGAGATCGTAGAGATCACACCACAGGGAGACGGGCAGTACCGCTGCCTGGCCGAGAACGAGCACGGAAGAGCCAGTAGCTCCTTCAACATCACTGTTGAGT ATGCCCCGGTTCTTCTGGAGGAGTCAAAGTGCACAGTGGTGAGGGAGGGTGTCCAGTGTGTCTGCATCGCCACAGGAAACCCAGAGCCCACCATCGAGTTCTACCTGCCCGACCTAAACATCACCATCAACGAAACAGACGGCCGGTACAACTTCTACACgcacacagacggacacactTCCACGGGTATGATCAAGCTACGGGAGAAAGGCGAGCGGGTTGACAATGGCGGCCCTGCCGTCAACGTCCACTGCAGCATCTACAACATGTACGGGAGAGAGAGCATACACCTGGAGCTACAACAGGAGA aaaagtaCATGATGGCAGTAATAGTTGGCACCATTGGAGGAGTGGCGGTCATAGCCTTCATCATTGCAGCAGTGAGATACGTTGGCCACAACAACAAGAA GGAGACGACGGGGATTATCAACCTGTGGGCTCCATGGCAGGACTGGAGAGGCAAGAGCTGA
- the mag gene encoding myelin-associated glycoprotein isoform X4, with protein sequence MWFLKLLLPLVLIINDASCQWNVWVPRDISAMTNSCVVIPCTFMYPSGIRPYRGTHGIWYFGQPYPQLFPPVVFKSRTDVVHESYKGRTKLLGDLHQRNCTLLINNIGTEHSGRYYFRADLGGANMYTYPDFSELKVLDQPNIDVPEEIVSDESLELTCYAPDNCPDMSPEIQWMYTDYLPDPEFSTDSLEESNTAVLSSTLTFTPRPMHNGQLLGCRVYYPNTTLVYERLISLDVKYAPLSVWVNVSSEVMEGSSVMLHCEVESNPPPRISWMFGDQELLWDTASNVSLTLDDLTPAQEGIYTCVGDNGYGTMNTSLYLAVKYPPREPIVNDSMTVLEGSSLALHCSTQGSPAPTLTWLKDGELVGTITADELSVLEIVEITPQGDGQYRCLAENEHGRASSSFNITVEYAPVLLEESKCTVVREGVQCVCIATGNPEPTIEFYLPDLNITINETDGRYNFYTHTDGHTSTGMIKLREKGERVDNGGPAVNVHCSIYNMYGRESIHLELQQEKKYMMAVIVGTIGGVAVIAFIIAAVRYVGHNNKNLRQSCWAQSLTPF encoded by the exons ATGCCAGCTGCCAGTGGAATGTTTGGGTACCTCGGGACATCTCAGCCATGACCAACTCCTGTGTGGTCATTCCGTGCACCTTCATGTATCCGTCTGGTATCAGGCCGTACCGTGGCACTCACGGTATTTGGTATTTTGGCCAGCCGTACCCTCAACTcttccctcctgttgtcttcaaaTCACGCACAGACGTCGTGCACGAGAGCTACAAAGGCCGGACCAAGCTCCTGGGTGACCTGCACCAGAGGAACTGCACTCTGCTCATCAACAACATCGGCACAGAGCACTCAGGGAGATACTACTTTCGTGCTGACCTTGGCGGAGCCAACATGTATACGTACCCAGACTTCTCTGAGCTCAAAGTTCTGG ATCAACCCAACATTGATGTCCCAGAGGAGATTGTCAGCGATGAGAGTTTAGAGCTGACATGCTACGCTCCAGACAACTGCCCCGACATGTCTCCAGAGATCCAGTGGATGTACACTGACTACCTGCCTGACCCAGAGTTCAGCACTGACTCCCTGGAAGAGAGCAACACGGCGGTACTCTCCAGCACCCTCACCTTCACACCAAGACCCATGCACAACGGGCAGCTCCTGGGCTGCAGGGTCTACTACCCCAACACCACACTGGTCTATGAGAGGCTCATCTCTCTGGATGTCAAGT ATGCTCCACTTTCTGTTTGGGTGAACGTGTCCTCTGAGGTGATGGAGGGCAGCTCTGTGATGCTGCACTGCGAGGTGGAGAGTAACCCTCCTCCCAGGATTTCCTGGATGTTTGGAGACCAGGAGCTGCTGTGGGACACAGCGTCCAACGTCTCCCTAACCTTGGATGATCTGACGCCTGCACAGGAGGGAATCTACACCTGTGTTGGGGACAATGGCTACGGCACCATGAACACTTCACTGTACCTGGCTGTTAAGT ACCCTCCCCGCGAGCCGATTGTGAACGACTCTATGACGGTACTAGAGGGATCCTCGCTGGCCCTGCACTGTAGCACCCAGGGCAGCCCGGCCCCGACCCTCACCTGGCTAAAGGACGGGGAGCTGGTGGGCACAATCACCGCTGACGAGCTGTCAGTGTTGGAGATCGTAGAGATCACACCACAGGGAGACGGGCAGTACCGCTGCCTGGCCGAGAACGAGCACGGAAGAGCCAGTAGCTCCTTCAACATCACTGTTGAGT ATGCCCCGGTTCTTCTGGAGGAGTCAAAGTGCACAGTGGTGAGGGAGGGTGTCCAGTGTGTCTGCATCGCCACAGGAAACCCAGAGCCCACCATCGAGTTCTACCTGCCCGACCTAAACATCACCATCAACGAAACAGACGGCCGGTACAACTTCTACACgcacacagacggacacactTCCACGGGTATGATCAAGCTACGGGAGAAAGGCGAGCGGGTTGACAATGGCGGCCCTGCCGTCAACGTCCACTGCAGCATCTACAACATGTACGGGAGAGAGAGCATACACCTGGAGCTACAACAGGAGA aaaagtaCATGATGGCAGTAATAGTTGGCACCATTGGAGGAGTGGCGGTCATAGCCTTCATCATTGCAGCAGTGAGATACGTTGGCCACAACAACAAGAA CTTAAGACAGAGCTGTTGGGCTCAAAGTTTAACTCCATTCTAG
- the mag gene encoding myelin-associated glycoprotein isoform X5 produces MWFLKLLLPLVLIINDASCQWNVWVPRDISAMTNSCVVIPCTFMYPSGIRPYRGTHGIWYFGQPYPQLFPPVVFKSRTDVVHESYKGRTKLLGDLHQRNCTLLINNIGTEHSGRYYFRADLGGANMYTYPDFSELKVLDQPNIDVPEEIVSDESLELTCYAPDNCPDMSPEIQWMYTDYLPDPEFSTDSLEESNTAVLSSTLTFTPRPMHNGQLLGCRVYYPNTTLVYERLISLDVKYAPLSVWVNVSSEVMEGSSVMLHCEVESNPPPRISWMFGDQELLWDTASNVSLTLDDLTPAQEGIYTCVGDNGYGTMNTSLYLAVKYPPREPIVNDSMTVLEGSSLALHCSTQGSPAPTLTWLKDGELVGTITADELSVLEIVEITPQGDGQYRCLAENEHGRASSSFNITVEYAPVLLEESKCTVVREGVQCVCIATGNPEPTIEFYLPDLNITINETDGRYNFYTHTDGHTSTGMIKLREKGERVDNGGPAVNVHCSIYNMYGRESIHLELQQEKKYMMAVIVGTIGGVAVIAFIIAAVRYVGHNNKK; encoded by the exons ATGCCAGCTGCCAGTGGAATGTTTGGGTACCTCGGGACATCTCAGCCATGACCAACTCCTGTGTGGTCATTCCGTGCACCTTCATGTATCCGTCTGGTATCAGGCCGTACCGTGGCACTCACGGTATTTGGTATTTTGGCCAGCCGTACCCTCAACTcttccctcctgttgtcttcaaaTCACGCACAGACGTCGTGCACGAGAGCTACAAAGGCCGGACCAAGCTCCTGGGTGACCTGCACCAGAGGAACTGCACTCTGCTCATCAACAACATCGGCACAGAGCACTCAGGGAGATACTACTTTCGTGCTGACCTTGGCGGAGCCAACATGTATACGTACCCAGACTTCTCTGAGCTCAAAGTTCTGG ATCAACCCAACATTGATGTCCCAGAGGAGATTGTCAGCGATGAGAGTTTAGAGCTGACATGCTACGCTCCAGACAACTGCCCCGACATGTCTCCAGAGATCCAGTGGATGTACACTGACTACCTGCCTGACCCAGAGTTCAGCACTGACTCCCTGGAAGAGAGCAACACGGCGGTACTCTCCAGCACCCTCACCTTCACACCAAGACCCATGCACAACGGGCAGCTCCTGGGCTGCAGGGTCTACTACCCCAACACCACACTGGTCTATGAGAGGCTCATCTCTCTGGATGTCAAGT ATGCTCCACTTTCTGTTTGGGTGAACGTGTCCTCTGAGGTGATGGAGGGCAGCTCTGTGATGCTGCACTGCGAGGTGGAGAGTAACCCTCCTCCCAGGATTTCCTGGATGTTTGGAGACCAGGAGCTGCTGTGGGACACAGCGTCCAACGTCTCCCTAACCTTGGATGATCTGACGCCTGCACAGGAGGGAATCTACACCTGTGTTGGGGACAATGGCTACGGCACCATGAACACTTCACTGTACCTGGCTGTTAAGT ACCCTCCCCGCGAGCCGATTGTGAACGACTCTATGACGGTACTAGAGGGATCCTCGCTGGCCCTGCACTGTAGCACCCAGGGCAGCCCGGCCCCGACCCTCACCTGGCTAAAGGACGGGGAGCTGGTGGGCACAATCACCGCTGACGAGCTGTCAGTGTTGGAGATCGTAGAGATCACACCACAGGGAGACGGGCAGTACCGCTGCCTGGCCGAGAACGAGCACGGAAGAGCCAGTAGCTCCTTCAACATCACTGTTGAGT ATGCCCCGGTTCTTCTGGAGGAGTCAAAGTGCACAGTGGTGAGGGAGGGTGTCCAGTGTGTCTGCATCGCCACAGGAAACCCAGAGCCCACCATCGAGTTCTACCTGCCCGACCTAAACATCACCATCAACGAAACAGACGGCCGGTACAACTTCTACACgcacacagacggacacactTCCACGGGTATGATCAAGCTACGGGAGAAAGGCGAGCGGGTTGACAATGGCGGCCCTGCCGTCAACGTCCACTGCAGCATCTACAACATGTACGGGAGAGAGAGCATACACCTGGAGCTACAACAGGAGA aaaagtaCATGATGGCAGTAATAGTTGGCACCATTGGAGGAGTGGCGGTCATAGCCTTCATCATTGCAGCAGTGAGATACGTTGGCCACAACAACAAGAAGTGA